The Vreelandella piezotolerans genomic interval AACGAACAGCTTTTGCCCCAGGCGATCCTCCAGCAGCCGAATGCGCTGGCTGATGGCCGCCTGGGTCACGCCCAGCTCATTACCCGCCGCCGTAAAGCTTAGGGTTCGGGCGGCGGACTCAAACGCTTGTAGCCATAACAGCGGAGGGAGTGAGCTCATGGGAAAGCAACCTATAAGTTAAACAGGGTCTTTGGGGCCAAATTCATCGTTTGTCACTGCGCAAGGGACTCCGCATCCTAATAAGCAGATCGTGTGTTACGTCACCCATTCTCAGTGAGGTTTCTATGTCCAGCGCACTAGCCACAACGGAAAAGCGTTCAGCCCCTCAAATGAGCGAACTCATGCCGTATGACCACGGCCCGGCACTCAAGGACGCCACGCTCACCGACAGCGGCCTTTCGCTAACGTGGCAAGACGGTACGCAAACGACGCTACCTCTGTTGTGGTTTCGTGATCACTGCGCTTGCCAGGCGTGTCGCCACCCGCAAACCCGCGAGCGCCTCTACCTACCGCTAGACGATATCGAACAAGCGCCCAGCGTTACCTTGGCCGATGGTCATCTCTATCTTCAGTGGCACGACGGGCATGACAGCGTCTTTCATAGCGGCTGGCTTTACCAGCGCCGCCCCGAGGCGACTCGCGTCTCATCCCTGCCGAATCCGACGCCGTGGCGCGATGACTTTTTCCCAGAGCGCGTTCGCCATGCCGATTTCATGACCCCGGCAGGGGAGAAAGCCTGGCTGACCGCCCTGCTACGCGACGGTTTGGCGTTGATCACTGACGCACCGCTGGTGGAAGAGGAAGTTAGCCGCCTTGCCGAGCGAATTGGCCCGCAACGCACCACCAATTTCGGCGGGCGATTCAACGTGCGCTCCAAGCCCAACCCTAACAACGCAGCCTACACCGCCGTAGGCTTGCCGCTGCATATCGACCTACCCAACTGGCAGCAGCCGCCGGACATTCAACTGCTCTACTGCTTGCAAAACGACGCCAGCGGCGGTGAGTCACTGTTTGCCGACGGCGCCCGGGTCATCGATGCGCTACGCGAACAGGACCCTGAGGCACTCGCCATTCTGAGTGAGACCCCCATCGACTTCCGGTTTCAAGACAACCATCACGATATCGCCTTCAAAGCTCCGGTGATCACCTTGGATAGCCAAGGCGAGCTGATGGAGATACGCCTCAATAATTGGATACGCGATACGCTCCATTTGCCGGCCGAAAAAATGACGGCTTGGTACCGGGCCTACAAAGTACTGTGGCAACTCTTCCACAGCGAGGCGCATCAGTTGGAGTTCACACTAACACCGGGCCAGATGGTGGCGTTCGATAACCGTCGCGTACTCCACGGCCGCCGGGAGTTCGATCCTAATAGCGGTGCTCGCCACCTTCAAGGCACCTACCTAGACCGGGACATGCTGGCCTCGCGCCTGCGTGTTCTTGCCCGTACGACCGCACCATCACAATAACCCTAGCAAGGAGACCCTCCTCCATGACACGTTCACTTCGTCCTTTCGTTGCGACCATTACCCTGGGCCTAGCAGGCGTTACTACCCAAGCCGCCGTCGCCGATGACGCCACGCTAGATTTCGGCGTTCCCGCTTGGCCTGGCATTACCGTGAAAACCGAAATCGCCGAGCAGCTCCTTAACCCGCTGGGCTACGACACTCAAACCCATGAAATTGGCCTGCAAGTGATCTATCAAGGCCTGGAAAGTGGCGACGTCGACGCCTTTCTAGGCGCTTGGCTTCCTGCGCAAAAAGAGATGTTCGAGCCTCGCAAAACCTCCGGCGTCATCAGGGACATCGCCAACAACGTCGATGGCGCGCAGATGACCCTGGCCGTTCCAGCGTATTTACATGAGCGCGGTATTCGCAGCTTTGCCGATCTAGACGCGCACCGTGACGAGTTCAATGGCCAAATTCATGGTTTTGGCGCAGGATCGGCCGCCAGTGAAATTCTACATAACGCCATCGATAACGATATCTGGGGCCTCGGCGACTGGCGCTTGGTGGATACCAGCGAAGTGGGCATGCTCTCTGCAGCACAAGATGCCATTTCCAGAGAAGAAGCCATCGTTTGGGTCGGTTGGACGCCCCACTGGATGAATCTCGAACTCCCCATGCGCTACCTGGAAGACCCGGAAA includes:
- a CDS encoding TauD/TfdA family dioxygenase, producing MPYDHGPALKDATLTDSGLSLTWQDGTQTTLPLLWFRDHCACQACRHPQTRERLYLPLDDIEQAPSVTLADGHLYLQWHDGHDSVFHSGWLYQRRPEATRVSSLPNPTPWRDDFFPERVRHADFMTPAGEKAWLTALLRDGLALITDAPLVEEEVSRLAERIGPQRTTNFGGRFNVRSKPNPNNAAYTAVGLPLHIDLPNWQQPPDIQLLYCLQNDASGGESLFADGARVIDALREQDPEALAILSETPIDFRFQDNHHDIAFKAPVITLDSQGELMEIRLNNWIRDTLHLPAEKMTAWYRAYKVLWQLFHSEAHQLEFTLTPGQMVAFDNRRVLHGRREFDPNSGARHLQGTYLDRDMLASRLRVLARTTAPSQ
- a CDS encoding ABC transporter substrate-binding protein, whose product is MTRSLRPFVATITLGLAGVTTQAAVADDATLDFGVPAWPGITVKTEIAEQLLNPLGYDTQTHEIGLQVIYQGLESGDVDAFLGAWLPAQKEMFEPRKTSGVIRDIANNVDGAQMTLAVPAYLHERGIRSFADLDAHRDEFNGQIHGFGAGSAASEILHNAIDNDIWGLGDWRLVDTSEVGMLSAAQDAISREEAIVWVGWTPHWMNLELPMRYLEDPENLFGENNGESDVRTLLRSDYADAHPALVTFFEQFSFTAEEQSWMIQAFGQEERDLAEVAQQWINDNPERIEAMLADVTTAEGDAAWPVIEARLQ